In one window of Leptospira sp. WS92.C1 DNA:
- a CDS encoding M23 family metallopeptidase: MKRKTGTILAGLLVLGLLFSIKSFANTNLEEIKLDNQYLQTYRGVEGIWIVPNRVKESVGDLVHNFGTKEHEIKRINGIPDNERIPLNEPVFFPYNENFVRSLLLEDKGREILRTDQREFIWPISFKHSFVTSRLGRRWNAMHSGVDIACPTGSIVIAAADGIVLESKKDGGYGNKVLLSHPGINQINTLYAHNSFLYVKEGDKVKKGQIIALSGNTGHTTGPHLHFEVRYQNVVLNPEHYLPVFQSSSEARVAITRETIQP, encoded by the coding sequence ATGAAAAGAAAAACTGGAACTATTTTGGCAGGATTGCTTGTTCTCGGGCTGCTCTTTAGCATCAAGTCCTTCGCCAATACAAATTTAGAAGAGATCAAGCTGGACAATCAGTATCTTCAGACCTACAGAGGTGTGGAAGGGATTTGGATCGTTCCGAATCGTGTTAAAGAATCCGTGGGAGATCTGGTTCATAACTTTGGAACCAAAGAACACGAGATCAAACGGATCAATGGAATTCCGGACAATGAAAGAATTCCGCTCAACGAGCCCGTATTTTTTCCTTACAACGAAAACTTTGTTCGCAGTCTCCTTCTGGAAGACAAAGGACGCGAAATTCTCAGAACCGATCAAAGAGAATTTATCTGGCCGATCAGTTTTAAACATTCCTTTGTAACTTCTCGTTTGGGAAGAAGATGGAATGCGATGCATTCCGGCGTTGATATCGCCTGTCCAACCGGTTCGATCGTAATCGCTGCGGCGGATGGAATTGTTCTCGAATCCAAAAAAGACGGTGGATACGGAAATAAAGTTCTTCTTTCTCATCCGGGAATCAACCAAATCAATACTCTTTATGCCCACAATTCTTTCTTGTATGTAAAGGAAGGGGATAAGGTCAAAAAAGGTCAGATCATCGCTCTTTCCGGAAATACAGGACATACAACCGGACCACATCTTCATTTCGAAGTCCGTTATCAAAACGTGGTCTTAAATCCGGAACACTATCTTCCGGTATTTCAATCTTCTTCCGAGGCTCGTGTGGCGATCACCCGGGAGACAATTCAACCGTAA
- a CDS encoding 16S rRNA (cytidine(1402)-2'-O)-methyltransferase: MSAESKSKGVLILVSVSLGNPGDITQRAKELFKDCNVLIGEESRTTSTLLKSLSVSKEFFLCNEHSKPEDIRELGEKVLANDLSVLISDAGTPGIEDPGKELVQEVLKRGGVVKSAPGPIAFGAALSISGFQISPFTFCGFLSRESSDRKRELTQYLKSGNTFVFYETPYRYKAVLHDLDFIFKKTKEERQIFFCLDLTLETEFQFRGKIGELIRIVDTLPKGNPVITVSQRKNSSFSKTVKKSFLKKK; encoded by the coding sequence ATGTCCGCGGAGTCCAAATCCAAAGGGGTTCTGATTCTTGTTTCCGTTTCCTTGGGAAATCCGGGGGACATCACACAAAGGGCAAAAGAACTATTCAAAGATTGTAATGTTCTTATCGGGGAGGAATCCAGAACCACCTCCACGCTTCTCAAATCCCTATCCGTCTCTAAAGAATTTTTTCTTTGCAACGAACATTCCAAACCCGAAGATATCCGCGAATTGGGGGAAAAAGTTTTAGCAAATGATCTGAGTGTGTTGATTTCGGATGCTGGAACCCCTGGAATCGAGGATCCTGGTAAAGAACTTGTGCAGGAAGTTTTAAAACGGGGCGGGGTTGTAAAAAGCGCTCCCGGACCGATCGCATTTGGTGCTGCCTTAAGTATTTCCGGTTTTCAAATTTCTCCGTTTACATTTTGCGGATTTCTTTCCAGAGAATCTTCGGATCGAAAGAGAGAATTGACACAGTATCTCAAATCCGGAAATACATTCGTATTTTATGAAACTCCCTATCGCTACAAGGCAGTTCTACACGACTTGGATTTTATTTTCAAGAAAACAAAAGAAGAAAGACAGATCTTTTTTTGTTTGGATTTAACCTTAGAAACTGAATTTCAATTTCGAGGTAAAATCGGCGAGCTGATCCGAATTGTAGATACTCTACCGAAGGGGAATCCCGTCATAACGGTTTCGCAGAGAAAAAACTCTTCTTTTTCAAAGACGGTCAAAAAATCGTTTTTGAAAAAGAAGTAA
- a CDS encoding serine protease, with translation MKSFHFKKYIFGNGILSLVLFSAILPGSIQAESILVHFKRFSHQNPWQKGSHYEKKIPAIVVNPDFLLALLPPGEFPLFSEMNPETKPGTRLYIFKHDPETGLALFSHKGKFSSKRQAHFVQSSQSGCSSFFPKLEWAFPEFSHSVLRMSRQQREETGERKFLYSKNGICGYTDGRWNIPSEYLTVFFQSPSSNPISHPGFSFEDSLTVPEKKFYFPDSSYGVVVSEVFPGVGPVHNLFPGDAIYSINGQGFSSPPDRQEIYSRILVRNHHLVSPGNNVILGVFRAGKRREVTYVLKPYTEEFFFIPSKFGTKSPPYLISGGLFFTELTGAYLKESGDKYRENSDKKLLYLYESYNKKSHPEKNRLVFISRVFPDSENQGFHDFQDQILESVNDSPVRSIADLKEILKENHHEFIVFRFSGNRIATFQKDQLQQLNQKILSNYNLDKLDNLD, from the coding sequence ATGAAATCATTTCATTTTAAAAAATACATCTTTGGGAACGGAATTTTATCTTTGGTTCTTTTTTCTGCGATCCTACCCGGTTCGATCCAAGCGGAAAGTATATTGGTTCATTTTAAAAGATTCTCCCATCAGAATCCCTGGCAAAAGGGAAGTCACTATGAGAAAAAAATTCCTGCGATTGTGGTCAATCCGGACTTTCTTTTGGCGTTACTTCCTCCGGGAGAATTTCCTCTTTTTTCGGAAATGAATCCGGAAACCAAACCGGGAACCCGTTTGTATATTTTCAAACATGATCCGGAAACTGGACTGGCTCTTTTTTCTCATAAGGGAAAGTTTTCATCCAAAAGACAGGCGCATTTTGTACAGAGTTCCCAATCCGGTTGTTCTTCTTTTTTTCCAAAATTAGAATGGGCATTTCCAGAGTTTTCACATTCGGTTTTAAGAATGTCCAGACAACAGAGAGAGGAAACGGGAGAAAGAAAATTTTTATATTCTAAAAATGGAATCTGCGGTTATACAGACGGAAGATGGAACATTCCCTCCGAATATCTCACAGTTTTTTTTCAAAGCCCCTCTTCCAATCCGATCTCTCATCCGGGGTTTTCCTTCGAGGACTCGTTAACGGTTCCCGAAAAAAAATTCTATTTTCCGGATTCTTCGTATGGAGTGGTCGTTTCGGAGGTATTTCCCGGAGTGGGACCGGTTCACAATTTATTTCCAGGAGACGCGATCTATAGCATCAACGGACAAGGATTTTCCTCTCCTCCGGATCGACAGGAAATTTATTCTAGAATCCTGGTTCGAAACCATCATCTCGTTTCTCCCGGGAACAACGTCATTCTCGGAGTGTTTAGAGCTGGGAAACGCAGGGAAGTCACCTATGTCTTAAAACCATATACAGAAGAATTCTTTTTTATCCCCTCCAAGTTCGGAACCAAAAGCCCGCCCTATCTGATCAGCGGAGGACTCTTTTTTACGGAACTTACGGGCGCTTATTTAAAAGAATCGGGAGATAAATACAGAGAAAACTCGGATAAAAAACTTCTCTATCTATACGAATCCTACAATAAGAAGTCGCATCCCGAAAAAAATCGTCTTGTGTTTATCAGTAGGGTATTTCCAGATTCCGAAAATCAGGGGTTTCACGATTTTCAAGATCAAATTTTGGAATCCGTAAATGATTCTCCGGTCCGCTCGATCGCGGATTTAAAAGAAATTCTCAAAGAAAATCATCATGAATTTATTGTATTCCGTTTTTCAGGAAATCGGATCGCTACATTCCAAAAAGATCAATTACAACAATTAAATCAAAAGATTCTTTCAAATTATAATCTGGACAAACTCGATAATTTAGACTGA
- a CDS encoding oligosaccharide flippase family protein: protein MLNLSGKVQKISNLLVQFRRSGMFKSSLFVSVSKAISSLLNLVFMVYSVNILTKSENGLFQYYAGFLPVLLAIAEFGLPAALVKFLAPVTGDKHKIGILLTSSMLIKLGSLGALTVISLIGAVLLRESSIVVALLVFGSFVLSFNSFFESIFICFGHYISLSFWNPLPNLIRLLVLYVADHLSQSALGHLDILAIFTASPFFVLVLFFFVFPRNQLYWSGEKNGVKEMTSTLTSFNGYVFLASIFAMISDRMEIFFLKWYHSQESAAVYGTALQLFSGFVILFSVINSLIYPKLSRLVDSEEFPKFLWKSVLLSVGMAVVLSPGFFLAEWILNLLFRGKYADSIGVFQILYPNYMLQLVFSPLGIALFALGQPRMLAFLSLLRLVCGLVLANLLIPEYGPTGAASSYFLGQIVSWLILTGYFLAFFRR, encoded by the coding sequence ATGTTGAATCTTTCAGGGAAGGTGCAAAAAATTTCGAACCTATTGGTTCAGTTCCGTAGATCCGGAATGTTTAAATCTTCCCTTTTTGTCAGTGTTTCCAAGGCAATCTCCTCTCTACTCAATCTTGTGTTTATGGTGTATTCCGTAAACATTCTCACCAAAAGTGAAAACGGACTCTTTCAATACTACGCAGGATTTCTTCCGGTTTTGCTTGCGATCGCGGAATTCGGACTTCCTGCGGCGCTCGTAAAATTTTTGGCACCGGTAACCGGAGACAAACATAAGATCGGAATTTTATTAACCTCCTCGATGTTGATCAAATTGGGATCCTTGGGGGCCTTGACCGTGATCAGTTTGATCGGCGCCGTCTTGTTGAGAGAAAGTTCGATTGTAGTCGCGCTTCTTGTTTTCGGAAGTTTTGTTCTTTCCTTCAATTCTTTTTTTGAAAGTATCTTTATCTGCTTTGGACATTATATTTCCCTCTCTTTTTGGAATCCGTTACCGAACTTAATTCGACTTCTCGTTCTCTACGTCGCGGACCATTTGTCTCAAAGCGCGCTTGGGCATTTGGATATTCTCGCGATCTTCACGGCTTCTCCTTTTTTTGTATTGGTTTTGTTTTTCTTTGTGTTTCCGAGAAATCAGTTGTATTGGAGCGGTGAAAAAAACGGAGTCAAGGAGATGACATCCACTCTGACCTCGTTTAACGGATATGTGTTTTTAGCGTCTATCTTTGCGATGATATCCGATCGAATGGAAATCTTTTTTTTGAAATGGTATCATTCCCAGGAGTCGGCGGCCGTATACGGAACCGCCTTACAGTTGTTCAGCGGTTTTGTGATCTTGTTTTCGGTGATCAATTCGTTGATCTATCCAAAACTTTCCCGATTGGTGGACTCGGAAGAATTTCCCAAGTTTTTGTGGAAGTCCGTGTTGTTGTCCGTGGGAATGGCGGTTGTTTTATCGCCTGGATTTTTTCTTGCGGAATGGATTTTAAATCTACTTTTCCGCGGAAAATACGCCGATTCGATTGGAGTTTTTCAGATTCTGTATCCGAATTACATGCTACAATTGGTATTTTCGCCGTTGGGAATCGCGTTATTCGCCTTGGGACAACCCAGAATGCTCGCGTTTTTATCCTTATTGCGTTTGGTTTGCGGATTGGTATTGGCAAATCTACTCATACCGGAATACGGACCGACTGGGGCGGCGTCTTCTTACTTTTTGGGTCAGATCGTATCGTGGCTCATTTTGACCGGATATTTCCTTGCTTTTTTTAGAAGATGA
- a CDS encoding S1C family serine protease, which produces MNKKVFQNILILLTLLPSYSLFAQNGNSADLKTLLDSVVIIRSDTFTEKEEQNGYSEKSINRDAGTGMIITGKRILTNAHVVSNSSYIKVKHFNSSKFFKATVQHLGFDCDIAVLKVEDEDFFNGIEPLEISEASPALGSNLLILGYPGGDENITLENGNVSRVERIRYSFTGLDYRKAIRVNANIGPGYSGGPAIQNGKVAGITFQVSQSQGNIAYLIPPEIINHFLKDVEDDTYHGFPFPGFSFQNGYSSSLKSYLKIPEGLNGILINTVYPDSSFSDILKPEDFVYKIDESYLNDEGGVLDPNGGFIGEMIENKFIGETVKVFFYRNGKNYKVDGTLKKVPSLDFYRQQGNNGSFLSSGFLFQPVTRALAGGDSRRLESSLRYHYSYYIQDELYRFTDRDIILSGIYPDPLNSKYAGYRYKILESINDQTPSNLEDFKSLWRKFYGGMITLKFRGINLPIVLDQDTIDKINVRIKKRFDAEADE; this is translated from the coding sequence ATGAATAAAAAAGTATTTCAGAACATTCTAATTTTATTAACTTTGCTGCCAAGCTATTCTCTTTTTGCGCAGAACGGAAATTCCGCGGACTTAAAAACCCTGCTCGACAGCGTGGTTATTATCCGAAGCGATACTTTTACCGAAAAAGAGGAACAAAACGGTTACTCCGAAAAATCGATTAACCGGGATGCGGGAACCGGAATGATCATTACCGGAAAGCGAATCCTAACCAACGCACACGTGGTTTCCAATTCCAGTTATATCAAAGTAAAACACTTTAATTCCAGTAAATTTTTTAAGGCAACCGTACAACATCTCGGTTTTGATTGCGACATCGCCGTCTTAAAAGTGGAAGACGAAGATTTTTTCAACGGAATCGAACCCCTCGAAATCTCGGAAGCATCCCCGGCTCTGGGAAGCAATCTTCTCATACTCGGTTATCCGGGCGGAGACGAAAATATCACATTAGAAAACGGGAATGTTTCCAGGGTGGAAAGAATTCGTTATTCGTTTACGGGTTTGGATTATAGAAAGGCGATCCGAGTCAATGCAAACATCGGGCCCGGTTATTCCGGAGGTCCGGCGATTCAAAACGGAAAAGTTGCGGGAATCACCTTTCAAGTCAGTCAATCACAAGGCAATATCGCATATCTGATTCCTCCCGAAATCATCAATCATTTCCTAAAAGATGTGGAAGACGATACCTACCACGGCTTTCCCTTTCCTGGTTTTAGTTTTCAAAACGGCTATTCCTCCTCCTTAAAATCATATTTAAAAATACCCGAAGGACTCAACGGAATTTTGATAAACACGGTATATCCTGATTCTTCGTTTTCGGATATATTAAAACCGGAAGACTTTGTTTATAAAATAGATGAATCCTATCTAAACGACGAGGGCGGTGTGTTGGATCCGAACGGCGGTTTTATCGGAGAGATGATCGAAAACAAGTTTATCGGAGAAACCGTTAAGGTTTTCTTTTATAGAAACGGTAAAAATTACAAAGTGGATGGCACTCTTAAAAAAGTTCCGTCACTCGATTTCTATAGACAACAGGGAAATAACGGAAGCTTTTTATCCAGCGGATTCTTATTCCAACCCGTTACCCGCGCTTTGGCGGGAGGGGATTCCAGACGACTGGAAAGTTCCCTTCGGTATCATTATAGTTATTATATTCAAGACGAATTGTATCGTTTTACGGATAGGGACATCATTCTTTCCGGAATTTATCCGGATCCTCTGAACTCCAAATACGCCGGATATCGATATAAAATTTTAGAGTCCATCAACGATCAAACCCCTTCCAATTTGGAAGATTTTAAGTCCCTTTGGAGAAAGTTTTACGGAGGTATGATCACTCTGAAATTCAGAGGAATCAATCTTCCGATCGTTTTGGATCAGGATACGATCGATAAGATCAATGTTCGCATTAAAAAACGCTTCGACGCGGAGGCGGATGAATGA
- a CDS encoding response regulator, translated as MRILFLDDEEVIRDLFREIFGSSHDLILAGTAEEALEICKNKGFDLIVTDVRLPKMSGIDFVSKLRDMGVNTPFIVITGNQDIDVSIRALRLGAVDFFIKPFRMDAIRHSLQKFENLFISSQELIGKNHFQLAESRQQFTIKPSLKNLNQYVNLVMRSIALIPGIHTDDVLAIKLALYELLGNSIEHGSAGINYENKSRLLSSDVDYFEHVDQICEMIEESIQLEIGYENQKVYVSLKDHGVGFDPSKVPDPVTDPNASHLSGRGIFLVRMNVDELIYNEVGNEVRFSKTLKAPSLIVPSKVNSG; from the coding sequence ATGAGAATTCTTTTCCTAGACGATGAAGAGGTAATTCGGGACCTGTTTCGAGAAATATTCGGATCTTCTCATGATCTGATTCTTGCAGGCACCGCGGAAGAAGCCCTCGAAATCTGCAAAAACAAAGGTTTTGATCTAATCGTAACGGACGTTCGTCTTCCCAAAATGAGCGGGATCGACTTCGTATCCAAACTTAGGGACATGGGAGTCAACACTCCTTTTATCGTAATCACCGGAAATCAGGACATTGACGTGTCGATTCGCGCCCTCAGACTCGGTGCGGTTGACTTTTTTATCAAACCGTTTCGGATGGATGCGATCCGTCATTCTCTACAAAAATTCGAGAATCTGTTTATTTCCAGTCAGGAACTGATCGGCAAAAATCATTTTCAACTCGCGGAATCGAGACAGCAGTTTACGATCAAGCCGAGTCTCAAAAATCTGAATCAATACGTGAACCTGGTCATGCGATCCATCGCTTTGATTCCCGGAATTCATACGGACGATGTGCTCGCGATCAAACTCGCTTTGTATGAATTATTAGGAAACTCGATCGAACACGGGTCCGCGGGAATCAATTATGAGAATAAGTCCAGACTTCTTTCTTCGGATGTGGACTATTTCGAACATGTGGATCAAATCTGCGAAATGATAGAAGAATCGATTCAGCTGGAAATCGGTTATGAAAATCAAAAGGTTTACGTTTCTCTCAAGGATCACGGAGTGGGGTTCGATCCTTCCAAGGTTCCCGACCCGGTGACGGATCCGAACGCGAGCCATCTTTCCGGAAGGGGAATTTTTTTAGTCAGAATGAACGTGGACGAATTGATTTACAACGAGGTGGGCAACGAGGTCCGTTTTAGCAAAACCCTAAAAGCTCCTTCTCTTATCGTTCCTTCAAAAGTAAACTCCGGCTGA
- a CDS encoding thiol-disulfide oxidoreductase DCC family protein: MDSAIQKKETSIVFFDGVCNLCNSTVLFFIDRNPKNNLRFASLQSGAAQALLGKKIGLGEFPSSVLLLENGILYQKSDAVLNISKYLSFPWNIFFLFRLVPRFLRDIVYDWIAKNRYRWFGKLEVCRIPSPNLKSRFLEF, from the coding sequence ATGGACTCGGCAATTCAAAAAAAAGAGACTTCGATCGTATTCTTTGACGGAGTTTGTAATTTGTGCAACAGCACGGTATTATTTTTCATCGATCGCAATCCTAAAAACAATTTACGATTTGCAAGTCTTCAATCCGGTGCTGCACAAGCATTGCTTGGCAAAAAAATCGGACTCGGAGAATTTCCGTCTTCGGTCCTTCTTCTGGAGAATGGAATTCTTTATCAAAAGTCGGATGCCGTTCTGAATATTTCTAAATATCTTTCTTTTCCTTGGAATATTTTTTTCCTATTTCGATTGGTCCCGAGATTTTTGAGAGATATCGTCTACGATTGGATCGCGAAAAATCGATATCGATGGTTTGGAAAATTGGAAGTTTGCAGAATTCCTTCTCCGAATCTCAAATCTCGGTTCTTAGAATTCTAA
- a CDS encoding HAD family hydrolase, whose protein sequence is MSINRDFWNPDLYETLSRLKPGKAAFDFDNTLVKNDFGEAVMERFLSQGIPAYQNDISSFFEKENLEQILSSRFVDPSLFRSLVLKEYEFIQSKSGLEASYRWSSWIFSGHTPEELKEISRSVWNSHATDPSPASVKIYEPIKELVNHLTTNGWDLWIVTASPQEIIQSVSGLFGIPSEKVLGMQLALENGVHSSKIVEPFTYGNGKVKRFQNNAGSLPDIAFGDSINDFPLLNSATQAGFFLDRGKGTIAPPGTKIQSLSHWNVLEGIQV, encoded by the coding sequence GTGTCCATCAACCGGGATTTTTGGAATCCGGATCTCTATGAAACTCTTTCCCGCTTAAAACCCGGGAAAGCTGCATTCGATTTTGATAATACTCTTGTAAAAAACGATTTTGGAGAAGCTGTGATGGAACGGTTTCTCTCACAGGGAATTCCAGCGTATCAAAACGATATCTCCTCTTTTTTTGAAAAGGAGAATCTGGAACAAATCCTTTCTTCACGATTTGTGGATCCTTCCCTCTTTCGCTCCCTCGTTCTGAAAGAATACGAATTTATACAATCCAAGTCTGGACTTGAAGCTTCGTATCGCTGGAGTTCTTGGATCTTTTCGGGGCATACTCCGGAGGAACTGAAAGAAATTTCAAGATCCGTCTGGAATTCTCACGCAACGGATCCCTCTCCGGCTTCCGTGAAAATTTACGAACCTATAAAAGAACTCGTGAATCATCTCACCACAAACGGCTGGGATCTGTGGATCGTAACGGCGTCTCCTCAGGAAATCATTCAATCCGTGAGTGGTCTTTTCGGAATTCCCTCCGAAAAGGTCTTAGGAATGCAATTGGCCCTTGAAAACGGAGTTCATTCTTCCAAGATCGTCGAGCCGTTTACCTATGGAAACGGAAAAGTAAAACGCTTTCAAAACAATGCCGGTTCGTTGCCAGATATCGCTTTTGGAGATTCGATCAATGATTTTCCTCTTTTGAATTCGGCGACCCAAGCCGGATTTTTTTTAGATCGAGGCAAAGGAACGATTGCTCCTCCGGGGACAAAAATTCAATCCTTATCTCATTGGAATGTTTTGGAAGGAATTCAAGTCTGA
- a CDS encoding RluA family pseudouridine synthase encodes MSETHSNFKIFYEDTSFVFAEKPPGIPVHATKDSQRTNFADQLQKQLGLEFLRTVNRLDLDTSGLVFFCKNPEDNKEADRILKASIKIYLCVARGIVEDDHFTEICYLKDGNKKVKKVFSGGDKAVTEFITIKRNVSENVSILLAKLHTGRRHQIRFHLCEKGHPILGDLVYGVSNVTESFTKKRIGTNKLSKTIGHFVLEESPNKKPSKLPNAKRSLLHALGVSFQTKNGNTEQIFCPPPSDFQRWISGIELDASIFSKFSVK; translated from the coding sequence ATGTCTGAAACACATTCCAATTTTAAAATATTTTACGAGGATACATCGTTTGTATTCGCCGAAAAACCGCCCGGTATTCCAGTACACGCAACCAAGGATTCCCAAAGAACCAACTTTGCGGATCAATTGCAAAAACAGCTAGGGCTGGAATTTTTAAGAACCGTAAATCGACTGGACTTGGATACAAGCGGTCTCGTCTTTTTTTGTAAAAATCCAGAGGACAACAAGGAAGCGGATCGGATTCTAAAAGCTTCGATCAAAATTTATCTCTGTGTCGCGCGGGGAATCGTTGAGGACGATCATTTTACGGAAATCTGTTATTTAAAAGACGGGAACAAAAAAGTAAAAAAAGTATTCTCGGGAGGGGACAAAGCCGTCACCGAATTTATCACGATTAAAAGGAACGTTTCCGAAAACGTTTCCATTCTTCTTGCAAAATTACATACCGGAAGAAGACATCAGATCCGTTTTCATCTGTGCGAAAAGGGACATCCCATCCTCGGGGATCTTGTCTACGGAGTATCAAACGTAACGGAATCCTTTACTAAAAAAAGAATCGGAACAAACAAACTTTCGAAAACGATCGGACATTTTGTTCTTGAAGAATCGCCTAACAAAAAACCGTCGAAGCTACCAAACGCAAAAAGATCTCTTCTGCACGCACTTGGCGTTTCTTTCCAAACAAAGAACGGAAATACGGAGCAAATTTTTTGCCCTCCCCCATCCGACTTTCAAAGATGGATTTCCGGAATCGAGTTGGACGCTTCCATTTTTTCAAAATTTTCAGTAAAATAG
- a CDS encoding SDR family NAD(P)-dependent oxidoreductase — MPIKNALIIGSSGVAGQSALTAVREYSQKQKEEWRVIATTSRDSLSSEADLTINGINLDSPETSLPHLYEQLQKNGIDRIDLFVYTPARGNLGYPVSETSESDLKDALKFCLDPMIAVEEKLKPLLSVGYSAYYYRPHLQPFYGSLAFVKKKMEEWALQNPVKRKIIRAGSFFSQSVRGITIILQRMGKKSQDQDLQKLIRLQKESGLNFSDFFLEYVAKQEESSFASKFPKIPFRLTSQEDLKKALIRILEGESAPIVSLIGDWVWTENSLPDMPEYLKKNQYSSDRV; from the coding sequence ATGCCAATCAAAAATGCACTCATCATCGGAAGTAGCGGAGTCGCCGGACAAAGCGCTCTAACTGCGGTCAGAGAGTATTCTCAAAAACAAAAAGAAGAATGGAGGGTCATCGCAACTACAAGCAGGGATTCGTTGTCGTCCGAAGCGGATCTTACGATCAACGGAATCAATTTGGATTCTCCTGAAACCTCGCTTCCTCATCTTTACGAGCAATTGCAGAAAAACGGTATCGATCGGATCGATCTGTTTGTTTATACCCCGGCGCGCGGAAATCTAGGATATCCCGTGTCAGAAACCTCTGAAAGCGATCTCAAAGACGCGCTCAAATTTTGTCTGGATCCAATGATCGCGGTGGAAGAAAAATTAAAACCCTTGTTGAGCGTTGGATATTCCGCATACTATTATAGACCTCATCTACAACCCTTTTACGGATCCCTTGCCTTTGTAAAAAAGAAAATGGAAGAATGGGCTCTACAAAATCCAGTAAAACGAAAGATCATCCGAGCGGGGTCTTTTTTTAGTCAAAGCGTTCGAGGGATTACGATCATTCTGCAAAGGATGGGAAAAAAATCTCAGGATCAAGATTTACAAAAACTGATCCGTCTTCAAAAAGAATCGGGTTTAAATTTTTCCGATTTTTTCTTGGAGTATGTCGCCAAACAAGAAGAATCTTCTTTTGCTTCCAAGTTTCCGAAAATCCCGTTTCGTCTAACGTCTCAGGAAGATCTTAAAAAGGCGTTAATTCGCATTTTGGAAGGAGAATCAGCGCCGATCGTTTCTTTGATCGGAGATTGGGTTTGGACCGAAAATTCCCTGCCGGATATGCCCGAATACTTAAAGAAAAATCAATATTCTTCTGATCGAGTTTGA
- a CDS encoding sulfurtransferase has product MSSWNFIKTELNDKDFLIDCRSASGYQESTFKGAYSFPFIKKAFASDPESQKKMTGPLEEILKLIQKEGSLRVLVFDEGMGMFAARMVFLLRAAGFQNTFLYGNRWPVEGVSLEKGSKELELGPGDKLKKLEGVVDKAFLEKNLTRLQIFDTRTQEEYEGKLPRLTAPEPGSLCGRLPGAFLWDWRILYDGQGNLIEKNQFNKKLRSFPFMAERTTVIYDYNGARSSLLALMLREVGYLDVHTYQGSWFEWRKSSLPKQAVSVYGQTGASVVAPRIGGSDRK; this is encoded by the coding sequence TTGTCCAGCTGGAATTTTATTAAAACTGAACTCAATGATAAAGATTTTTTGATCGATTGTCGCTCCGCGTCCGGATATCAGGAATCTACTTTTAAGGGAGCATATAGCTTTCCATTTATCAAAAAAGCATTTGCTTCGGATCCCGAATCTCAAAAAAAGATGACGGGTCCGCTGGAAGAAATTTTAAAACTGATCCAAAAAGAAGGCTCTCTTCGGGTGCTTGTCTTTGACGAAGGAATGGGAATGTTTGCCGCAAGAATGGTCTTTCTTCTCAGAGCGGCAGGATTTCAAAATACGTTTCTCTATGGAAATCGCTGGCCAGTGGAAGGTGTGTCTCTGGAAAAAGGATCCAAGGAATTGGAGCTTGGTCCCGGCGATAAATTGAAAAAACTCGAAGGTGTGGTGGACAAAGCTTTCTTGGAAAAGAACCTAACGCGTCTTCAAATCTTTGATACAAGAACCCAGGAAGAATACGAAGGAAAGCTACCGAGACTCACCGCTCCGGAGCCCGGTTCCCTTTGTGGGCGTCTTCCGGGAGCCTTTCTTTGGGATTGGAGAATTCTTTACGACGGCCAAGGAAATCTCATCGAAAAAAATCAGTTTAACAAAAAACTGAGGTCCTTTCCGTTTATGGCGGAAAGGACTACGGTCATTTACGATTACAACGGTGCGAGGTCTTCTCTTTTGGCGCTGATGTTGCGCGAGGTCGGTTACTTGGACGTTCATACATACCAAGGTTCCTGGTTCGAATGGAGAAAATCCAGTCTTCCCAAACAAGCGGTTTCCGTTTACGGACAAACCGGAGCGAGTGTCGTAGCACCTCGAATCGGCGGATCCGATCGTAAGTAA